In Paenibacillus sonchi, a single genomic region encodes these proteins:
- a CDS encoding AAA family ATPase, with protein MINKIIVRNKASYDAAGITLDNLEKVNFIYGANGSGKTTISDFLKNTSIYPHCQVSWTNNLELRRIVYNKEFIEENFHQNSDIKGIFTLGKESQEIQRKIEQIRTNINKVSDDISALENNIQDKREAQNQNDKEFEEICWKLKQKYDDIFQEAFTGFRGRKAKFKEKCKLESQSTHELEALNQLKEKCSDIFKGQKEKIELVRNLEYEQCNVASTDSIFNTKIIGQEDLDISQLIAKLNISDWVRQGQSHLHQADGVCPFCQRKLEQEFIVKLDQLFDENFNKKIQHLELAITLYSKSVGDIFERIDGILKLDNVFLDKQGLGSKKSAADAKHQANLLLLSLKKSEPSRSVELELLDEEFFSINSLIKAANEQITNHNKLIDNYHLERNNLISRIWKFIASENANAHKTYVENEFRLNRMIDGMSHSLANKKKMKQMFVKQIVELENQITSVVPSINEMNKILNSFNFTNFKFSEPTEKGSYRIVREDGENAKDTLSEGEKTFVTFLYFIQLINGSNDRSRITDNKIVVIDDPISSLDSNIVFIVSNLIRDIIEKIRNNNHSTIKQLFVLTHNIYFHKEVTFNKGKGTNKLADETFWILRKVNNVSCIKSYDTNPIKSSYELMWQEIKYTNERSSSTIQNLIRRIIENYFKIYGNYKEEDIIEKFENEEKVICRSLISWANDGSHYIMDDLYTEVTSDTVEKYLFVFKKMFEVTGHSAHYNMMMGITDDSLALSS; from the coding sequence ATGATTAATAAAATTATTGTAAGAAATAAGGCTAGTTATGATGCGGCTGGTATAACTTTAGATAATCTTGAAAAAGTGAATTTTATTTATGGGGCAAATGGTAGTGGGAAAACAACTATTTCTGACTTTTTAAAAAACACTTCAATTTATCCTCACTGTCAAGTGTCATGGACGAATAACTTAGAATTAAGAAGGATAGTTTACAATAAAGAGTTCATTGAAGAAAACTTTCATCAGAATAGTGATATTAAAGGCATCTTTACTCTAGGTAAGGAGTCTCAAGAAATTCAGCGAAAAATTGAACAAATTAGAACAAATATAAACAAAGTTTCTGATGATATCTCCGCATTGGAGAACAATATTCAAGATAAAAGGGAGGCACAAAATCAAAACGATAAAGAATTTGAAGAAATATGTTGGAAGTTAAAACAAAAGTACGATGATATATTTCAAGAAGCATTTACAGGTTTCAGAGGAAGAAAAGCTAAATTTAAAGAAAAATGTAAATTAGAGTCTCAGAGTACCCATGAATTAGAAGCGTTAAATCAGCTTAAAGAGAAATGTAGTGATATTTTTAAAGGACAAAAAGAAAAAATTGAGTTAGTACGTAATTTAGAATATGAGCAATGTAATGTAGCTTCAACTGACAGTATTTTTAATACAAAAATAATTGGACAGGAAGATTTGGACATTTCACAATTAATTGCAAAATTAAATATTAGTGATTGGGTAAGACAAGGTCAAAGTCATCTGCACCAAGCAGACGGAGTATGTCCATTCTGTCAAAGAAAATTGGAACAGGAATTTATCGTTAAGCTAGATCAGCTTTTCGATGAGAATTTTAATAAAAAGATTCAGCATCTTGAATTAGCAATTACACTTTATTCGAAATCTGTTGGAGATATTTTTGAACGAATTGATGGTATTTTAAAGTTGGATAACGTTTTTTTGGACAAGCAGGGTTTAGGTAGTAAGAAATCTGCTGCTGATGCAAAACATCAAGCTAACTTACTGTTGTTGTCTCTAAAGAAGAGTGAACCAAGTAGGTCTGTAGAACTTGAATTGCTTGATGAAGAATTCTTTTCAATTAATAGTCTAATTAAAGCAGCAAATGAGCAGATAACTAATCATAACAAATTGATAGATAATTATCATCTTGAACGAAATAATTTGATTTCACGTATTTGGAAATTTATCGCATCCGAAAATGCAAATGCACATAAAACTTATGTTGAAAATGAGTTTCGCCTAAATAGGATGATAGATGGAATGTCGCATAGTCTTGCTAACAAGAAAAAAATGAAGCAAATGTTTGTGAAGCAAATTGTCGAACTCGAAAATCAAATAACTAGTGTAGTGCCATCTATAAATGAAATGAATAAAATATTGAATTCTTTTAATTTTACAAATTTTAAATTTTCGGAACCAACAGAAAAAGGAAGTTATCGTATAGTAAGAGAAGATGGTGAGAATGCAAAGGATACTTTGAGTGAAGGTGAAAAAACATTTGTTACCTTCCTTTACTTTATTCAATTAATAAATGGAAGTAATGATAGAAGTAGAATTACAGATAATAAAATTGTTGTGATTGATGATCCAATTTCTAGCTTGGATAGTAATATTGTATTTATTGTAAGCAACTTAATAAGAGATATCATTGAAAAAATTAGAAATAATAATCATAGTACAATAAAACAATTATTCGTCTTGACACATAATATCTATTTTCATAAAGAGGTCACTTTCAATAAGGGAAAGGGGACAAATAAGTTAGCAGACGAAACTTTCTGGATTTTGCGCAAAGTTAATAACGTATCTTGTATAAAAAGCTATGATACAAATCCTATTAAGTCATCATATGAGCTAATGTGGCAAGAAATTAAATATACGAATGAAAGATCTTCAAGTACAATCCAAAACTTGATAAGAAGAATTATCGAAAATTATTTTAAAATTTATGGAAATTATAAAGAAGAAGATATTATTGAGAAATTTGAGAACGAAGAAAAGGTTATATGTCGTTCACTTATCTCATGGGCAAACGATGGTTCTCATTACATTATGGATGATTTATATACCGAAGTAACTAGTGATACAGTTGAAAAATATTTATTTGTTTTCAAAAAGATGTTTGAGGTTACTGGACATAGTGCACATTATAATATGATGATGGGAATAACTGATGATAGCTTAGCATTGTCAAGCTAA
- a CDS encoding CARDB domain-containing protein produces MDVRQFFEGKGARLYMRRIKVGRFLLTVAASLTLLTQTVSAAATPMLNKYVNWNYGTEDEKGFNGYIPALDKQVINNPWQLDQWAGLFAFPDGQTRIVQNYDVFNVKKTSADTNFSKENGFGLVYKSQDALEDLFDAVWSGQPIATNQRQYFKKKFSLNADDPVFKTGHEYYYMIKDRFDFLRTAGIVQRMGIKFNQSQKVGSSYRALYTVSAWPQMKVTNGSTLSISYNGYGYSERDIRLVAVKKGAFPDLSQAVSLTGGKFIHIETDKETATGTVKINAKQIASVLGKDVDIIMDDGYGRTVIQSVTLSVDQPMDYVPTKLTMTDEGQMWVEFRYDGEDIISSDHVYKNGIPNTLSVKIGGAITTEFNTGSRYTQLPQTLTKGATFNAYLGKLDVGKNPGKYYIKATAVINNPSHQERALEFPTTAYNNNSIKGEWMIEVKGPENDLIAQSITISPNSLKTGQAGTITAKVKNVGKQSVPNVRIRFYANEKQINETKRTLPANTSVTVGNFLWKGTEGIHSIRVVVDPLKESPDKDRGNNVATTGCRVDTPNKGGIIMNVTTAMSTVSGMSRII; encoded by the coding sequence ATGGATGTACGACAATTTTTCGAAGGGAAAGGAGCAAGATTGTACATGAGGAGGATTAAGGTAGGGAGGTTTTTGTTGACTGTCGCAGCCAGTTTGACGCTTTTAACTCAGACTGTATCGGCTGCCGCCACACCAATGCTAAACAAGTATGTGAACTGGAATTATGGAACGGAGGATGAAAAGGGCTTTAACGGCTACATCCCGGCGTTGGACAAGCAGGTGATAAATAATCCATGGCAACTTGATCAATGGGCCGGACTATTTGCTTTCCCCGACGGACAGACTCGTATTGTTCAGAACTACGATGTTTTCAATGTTAAAAAGACATCGGCTGATACGAACTTTTCAAAAGAGAATGGTTTTGGTTTGGTCTATAAAAGTCAGGATGCTCTTGAAGATTTATTTGACGCTGTATGGTCTGGTCAACCAATTGCAACCAACCAGCGTCAATATTTTAAAAAGAAGTTTTCATTAAACGCAGATGATCCTGTTTTTAAAACAGGGCACGAATACTATTATATGATCAAAGACCGATTTGATTTTTTACGCACCGCAGGCATCGTGCAGCGAATGGGCATCAAATTTAACCAATCCCAAAAAGTTGGGAGTAGCTACCGCGCTCTGTACACCGTCTCCGCTTGGCCGCAGATGAAAGTAACCAATGGCAGCACTCTTAGCATCAGCTACAATGGTTATGGTTATTCGGAACGAGATATTCGGTTGGTTGCGGTCAAGAAGGGGGCCTTTCCTGATCTTAGCCAAGCAGTGAGCCTGACAGGAGGCAAGTTCATCCATATCGAAACTGACAAGGAAACGGCGACCGGTACGGTCAAGATCAATGCTAAACAAATTGCCTCCGTTTTGGGCAAGGATGTAGACATTATCATGGACGATGGGTACGGGCGTACCGTGATCCAAAGTGTCACCCTTTCTGTGGACCAGCCAATGGATTATGTTCCTACTAAGCTGACCATGACAGATGAAGGGCAAATGTGGGTTGAATTTCGTTATGACGGGGAAGATATTATTTCTTCCGACCACGTTTATAAAAACGGCATTCCCAACACTTTGTCTGTCAAAATTGGTGGTGCAATCACCACGGAGTTTAATACCGGCTCACGATATACTCAGCTCCCGCAGACACTGACCAAAGGTGCAACGTTCAACGCGTATCTTGGAAAACTAGACGTTGGAAAGAACCCAGGTAAGTATTACATTAAGGCAACCGCCGTGATCAACAATCCCAGTCATCAGGAGCGGGCGTTGGAGTTTCCTACCACCGCATACAACAATAACTCAATTAAGGGCGAATGGATGATTGAAGTGAAAGGACCAGAGAATGATCTAATCGCTCAGTCCATCACGATTTCTCCTAATTCCCTAAAGACAGGACAAGCGGGTACGATTACCGCCAAGGTTAAAAATGTAGGGAAGCAATCGGTTCCGAATGTACGGATTCGGTTCTATGCGAATGAAAAACAAATTAATGAAACTAAAAGAACACTGCCTGCAAATACTTCTGTTACAGTAGGTAATTTTCTTTGGAAGGGAACAGAGGGGATTCATAGCATTAGAGTTGTGGTAGATCCCTTGAAAGAAAGTCCGGATAAAGATCGGGGAAATAATGTAGCTACAACTGGTTGTAGAGTGGATACCCCGAATAAAGGGGGGATTATAATGAATGTAACAACAGCAATGTCAACGGTGAGTGGAATGTCACGTATAATTTGA
- a CDS encoding copper amine oxidase N-terminal domain-containing protein, translated as MKKKTGLFLMSAAMLLGTVAGTAAAAKVDVSVQVNSKAVKFPDAKPYYEDNRVLIPIRFVSEALGAKVGYSTDRVVTIKQGAKTVVMKINSKTVTVDSVVKELDVPARLEQNRTYVPLRFVSEALGTTVGWNQKQHLVTITTGSAATPTPTASTTPTATPTASSNNMYKVGFEWPREKELGKELFINNMKVEGGKLTFTLPKDASGSKDADDGSFVKLIPGRTYSYPIGKDAGSLSISKPESKGDQWEGYTIMLDTNINEDLSDLFGSITNDVIVVGANHSGSPLTSVIQKAKDLN; from the coding sequence ATGAAGAAAAAAACAGGTTTGTTTTTGATGAGTGCGGCAATGTTGCTTGGTACTGTAGCCGGAACAGCAGCAGCTGCTAAGGTAGATGTATCGGTACAAGTCAATAGCAAGGCGGTGAAGTTTCCGGATGCCAAGCCTTACTATGAGGACAATCGCGTGCTGATCCCAATCCGTTTTGTCTCTGAAGCGCTGGGGGCCAAGGTAGGATACAGCACAGATCGAGTTGTAACGATCAAGCAAGGTGCTAAAACCGTAGTCATGAAGATTAATAGCAAGACGGTCACAGTAGATTCGGTAGTCAAGGAATTGGACGTACCGGCACGGCTGGAACAAAATCGAACATATGTCCCGCTGCGGTTTGTTTCTGAAGCTTTGGGTACAACGGTCGGATGGAACCAGAAGCAGCATCTGGTGACGATTACGACTGGATCAGCGGCAACTCCTACACCAACAGCTTCTACAACTCCTACTGCAACGCCGACTGCAAGCAGCAACAATATGTACAAAGTCGGGTTTGAGTGGCCGAGGGAGAAGGAGCTGGGGAAAGAACTTTTCATCAATAATATGAAGGTTGAAGGCGGGAAGCTGACGTTTACGCTGCCGAAGGATGCGAGTGGAAGTAAAGATGCTGATGATGGGTCTTTTGTGAAGCTTATTCCAGGAAGAACTTATTCCTATCCTATTGGCAAGGATGCCGGTTCATTGTCCATCTCTAAACCTGAATCAAAAGGTGATCAGTGGGAAGGTTACACGATTATGTTAGATACTAATATTAATGAAGACTTGTCCGATCTTTTTGGTAGTATCACTAATGATGTTATCGTTGTTGGAGCTAATCATTCCGGGTCACCGCTTACCTCGGTCATCCAAAAAGCAAAAGATTTAAATTAA
- a CDS encoding SMEK domain-containing protein: protein MQDQFVMNQVTALFSFLKHHVDLSTKTTLNDIGFSLETFFMDLFNKFDGENNWVNANVENLNQPAIDLINRKSKHALQVTVRADSTKIKKTIEMYEKHKVDVDKITIIGFLHHTNYKKNNSETVGIDYITRRIKGCSLVQKTEILDLIKNSIPVHVLSPLSDSDCFDVIQRMLDRSALRDDRYCEGSYEDMIRGLKEAKDLITSGVTSKVGISTKPISGYTEPLQSELSDIEYKISDIIRICNRSKRDNFVILSMNEKIEIDRLKDEIINQMNLISSSLGKKKY, encoded by the coding sequence ATGCAAGATCAGTTTGTAATGAATCAAGTTACAGCCCTATTTTCATTTTTAAAACATCATGTAGATCTGAGTACCAAAACGACACTTAATGATATTGGTTTTTCTTTAGAAACCTTTTTCATGGATTTATTTAATAAATTTGATGGAGAAAATAATTGGGTGAATGCTAACGTAGAGAACTTAAATCAACCAGCCATTGACCTAATTAATAGAAAAAGTAAACATGCTCTACAAGTCACAGTAAGAGCAGACAGTACTAAAATTAAGAAGACTATTGAAATGTATGAAAAACACAAGGTTGATGTAGACAAAATTACGATTATAGGTTTTCTTCATCACACAAATTACAAGAAGAATAATTCTGAAACCGTGGGTATTGATTATATAACAAGGCGAATTAAAGGGTGCAGTTTAGTACAGAAGACTGAGATTTTGGATCTGATAAAAAATAGCATTCCTGTACATGTATTATCTCCTCTGAGCGATAGTGATTGTTTTGATGTTATTCAAAGAATGCTAGATAGAAGTGCTCTACGAGATGATAGATATTGTGAAGGAAGCTATGAGGACATGATCCGTGGGCTGAAAGAAGCAAAAGATTTAATAACTTCTGGTGTCACAAGTAAAGTAGGTATTAGCACCAAGCCCATCTCAGGATATACAGAGCCACTTCAAAGTGAACTTTCAGATATCGAATATAAAATATCTGACATTATTCGAATATGTAATAGATCCAAAAGAGATAATTTTGTTATTTTATCAATGAACGAAAAAATAGAGATTGACAGATTGAAAGATGAAATTATAAATCAGATGAATTTGATTAGTTCAAGTTTGGGGAAGAAAAAATATTGA